From Bos indicus isolate NIAB-ARS_2022 breed Sahiwal x Tharparkar chromosome X, NIAB-ARS_B.indTharparkar_mat_pri_1.0, whole genome shotgun sequence:
AGCTCTGCGGTAGGATATCATTACTTGCCCTGACCAAACACTTTGACAAACCTCTGTAGTTCCCATAAGGAGACAGGATCCCTACAGAGTTTGCAAACAAATGTCATTATATATGATGACTTATCATCACCTAAATGTGCTCATTTGAGAGACTGGCTGTGACAGTGCTGTTAGGCAGAAAAGCACTCTCCAAACCTAAGGATTATGATGATGGTGACATCGAGGGTAAAGATGATTAACACCAATCCCTTTCAATAGGGAACAGAGTGTAATTAACACCATCATAATGAGTTTCCATGCGATGGTAATCTTTTGCTGCTTTTAGTTAAAAATTGCATCCAAATTCACTTATAAAAACTGTCCAATTAAAATGATcaaaacgcatatatatggaatttagaaagatggtaacaataacccagtgtacgagacagcaaaagagacactgatgtatggaacagtcttatggactctgtgggagagggagagggtgggaagatttgggagaatgacattgaaacatgtaaaatatcatgtaagaaacgagttgccagtccaggttcgatgcacgatactggatgcttggggctagtgcactgggacgacccagagggatggtatggggagggaggagggaggagggttcaggatggggaacacatgtatacctgtggcggattcattttgatatttggcaaaactaatacaattatgtaaagtttaaaaataaaataaaattaaaaaaaataaaaataaaatgatcaaaaccAAGAAAGATAATGATATTAGGAATTACTAAGTAACTAATTTTCTGAAATGTCCTAACTGAAGAAAACCTTTTAACTTCCTtggttttctgtcttttgtcCAGTGGGTTAATCAGAATTATTCAAAGtcacttccttctctcctcttctttcccaCCCCTAAAACCAAAGCCGCTTTCCAGCCCTGCTAGGGTTACCGCCTTTCCAATACTCATACAAGGCTATAACTCtgggtaaaataaaaacaaaatgaaaaaatttctaGAGTGGTGCTAtcaatgtttaaaatatgaaaatactgaACTTTTAAACTGACaatgcttaaaatattaaaataatgaacttTTCGTGAATATCTCTGTCAGGTTCCTTTTCACATAATTTTTAACACAAGGTGTGTTTTCAAACAGACTACTTAGGGaacaaagtgggggaaaaaatatctcacttttaaatcaaatcacttagTGGACAGTCATTTATTCTGTATGTCAGTCCCCTTTCTGTCATTCAAAAATCAAGTGCCATGATAATCACTATGAAATGTTTTCCAATTGTCCCctaatatgtgtatttttgtttctttaacttaAGGCTAGTTAAAACATTCTTAAATAATATAAAGAGCTTTAATTTGACTACCATAATCAAGGAGGGGTTACTTCCATTTTTGTAGATCATCTGTTTTGTTCTCAGCCGTAAGTCAAATGTCCTATAATACTACAGAGTGAAGTATAAAATTTAGGAGGATCTGACTTATTCACTTAACAGATATTTGTTTAACTCTCATTATGTACTAAGCATACAAATGGGTGCCTTTTGGTTTGGAGTGATACAGAGAGgtgatcattttaattttttctcaggTTATCAGTTCATAACCTGAGATCTACGGAAGGGGTTTCAGTGGATCCATGAGTCTCccaaaattattcaaataaatgacatatgtgggacttccctggcagtccagtggttaagactctgtgcttccactgaagaaagcatgggtttggtccttggtcagggaactaagatcttgtatGCTGCTTGGCAAGaccaaaaaaatagataaaaatttaaaaaatctgatggAAAAAATgaagtgtgtacatgtgcatTTGTGCCCTTGTGCATTTTTCTGGAAGAGGGTCCATACTTTTCATCATATTCTTAAATCATTGCTAAATATGTACTTAGGCTGCAAGAATATAACAAAGGGGTATTTTTATAAGACATTAAAATGAAATGGTGATTGAATTTAATAAAGCCTCATCTATAGGATAGGCTGCCACAAGTTAGTGAGGTTCTAAAATCATTCAATTTAGAATTTCTCATAGAAGTTGGAGAGAAAATCTTGTGAAGATGGTATTGTACAGCAAGGTTTGACGACTGAGCTAATGATGAAGACTCCATAGAGTAATTTAGAGTCCCGTTCTAAACTCTACCTGGCACCAGAATTATACAAAAGAGAGACTCTGACAAATACAAATGAAGACTATTAAGCAGAGAAACccatcatattttctcttttatacagAAAATTCATGACTCaagataattattttatcttgttcttttcttcCCATTGTTTTGTCTTCCAAACAACATACTAGTGACTTTCCTCTTTTTAAGTATTTCAAAACATAATCCTAAACTGGAGCAGCCACTTTTCTGGCTTTTGTGTCTCTTGCTGATGGTTAGGTCTTAGTGAATAGGTGTTAATTACAACCCTAAGATTAGATATAATAACAGCCCTGACAGTGCCCCACCCTAAGCTTACTTTCTATTCTTTTTAGCCCACCAACTCACTCTTATTTCAAAAAGCAATATGCAGACTTACTTACAAACACTTTAGAGCTAAGTATTTAAGCTCTACTCTTAATTTGGGATTGCTACCCTAGTAATGTCCTAATTAATTGGAACTGCCTCCTCCAGGCTGAGTACTCTCAATGATAAAATTTGGTCCCTTCCCACCCTcttgtttttgctatttttaagcAGAGAAAAAGTGCAGAACTGTGAGCAGAAGCATAATCACTATGGGCAAATGCTATTGGAATGTCATGTCTTCCCCAGAGGGATGAAAGTGTTAGGCTGAATTTTACTAATTTTCTCTAATGAAAGGCAGTGATGAGTTGGAATAATAAGAATGTGATAAAAGCACAACTATAGCTGAAAACAAacatctccccacctccctcctccagcccctgtccAAGATTAAAGCAGAGTATGCAGAgtacccccccacacacaccccacacccctgCGCACACCCTCCTCCCAGTAGCCGCCAACCAGTAGCTTGCTGGTAGGAGAGTGAGTTGGCATTAGGCTGAGATCTCTGGGCTTTCCTATGTGTCCTGACAAGCCTGTATTCAGTCCCTGCATCTCGAAATGCCTGCCTGTACTGTTTGGAGGGCTTTAATCCCTTTAACTGTATTGATGCTGGGGCTGATACTGGTGCACACCCCGGGGATGTTAGGGTTGAGCAGCTTATTATGTCCCAGTGGTGTGCTGTAGCTTTCCATTGGTGGAAGGAAAGTTGTACAAAGGCATTGGGTTTGAATTCAGCTGGCTCCTGCCAGCTTGGGCAAAGGAAACTGGAGCTTCCTTGAGAGTTCAGGGTGAGGAGGCCATTTTGCCATCAGGGCCTTTGTGGCTAAACTGGACCACCTATTGCCAATCAAGCACTGAATCTAAATTGACCATCACCAGATTTGGGGGAGAAGCCGACCTGCTCAGATAGAGAAGGCTTTGAAATGGAACAGGCAAACAGCAGTGGCTGAGCATAGAGAAACATAGTTGTCCTCTCCTCATTCACCCACTGACCTTCCCCGTGAATATGTTTTCCTATCTGGGCAACTGTGGGGTTGGATCTTGATCTTTGTGGCTCAGTATGTCCATTGTCACCACGGTTGCTCCTTTGGCTGAtcagaaaatgatgaaaaagtcCTCTACTGTCAGCTTAGTTCCAAGCACTACACTCTGTTTTTGAGCAGAAGCACAAGCGAAGGAGGTCACTTGTGGTCTGGGGCCCTGGGCAGTAAGCCACATAGTGGTCTCCTTAGCTAAGCTGTGCGGAGAGAAGTCTGAGAAGTAGGAGGACCAGAAGGCCAACAGAAGTAAAgaagaagcaaaggaaggaaaaggatcAGAGCATTGGTTTCGGTTACTCACCAGTCACCTGCACTGTCTTGCGCATCCATGCATAGGGGCTGTGACGGCTTCTGCTAGAACTCTCGTCTGCGATGCCGGCGTCGATGGGGAACAGTGATCCTCCGGCTGGTGTTGGCAGGCTGCTACCGCTGTTTCCACCCCCTGCGGGGCCCAGATTGCTATATTCCAGTGAGCTGAAAGCGGCGGGGCTCGAGCTCATGTCGTTCATGGGGACCGTACCCATAGTACTGGATGGCCCGGGGTACACGCTCCAGTCTTCACGAGGGGGACTATAGGGTGACCCCCAGGCTCCCAGCGGTGGCCCGTGAGGATCCATACCGGGCATATGTGGATATCCCATGTAGTGCGCATAAGAAGGGGCCGCTGCGAAGTTGGAGGCTGGCAGAGGACTCCCACCATCCCCAGTGGCACCAGCCCCGGTGGTGCCACCTCCTGCGGGGCTCCTGAGAGTGCTGGAGTACATGTCCGCTTCTTTTTCCAAAAGGCAGCTTCTGTACATAGTGGCTTGGATATGAGAAAGGAGCTCCCTAAGGCATCCTGAAGTCCCTATTAAGGTCCCAACCCGACTTTGAGAAGCAGTAGGGAACCAGAATTTTAGCTGTGCTGCACGCCCCTCCGACTACTCCATAGGCGTTTCCTACCCTGACGGTTTCCAGGTGACTGGTAGCCCTGTATAGACGGGCCCCCAATTGCTGAGCTGACGTCAAGGGGCTTTAGGCTTTTACATAGCATTTGCATTCAAATGAACGGCCATTTCACTTTCACAAGGACTTGTTCACTCTACACCCCCTCCAAGAGATCCTGTGCCTTTCAGTCTCATCTTTCTCGCTTTTGTCCACCTGATCCCATAGCACTAACTGCGCCTTTGGAAGCAGGAGCTCTTCCAGAGGTTCCTGACCAGTTCCCGGCAAAGTGAGATAGAGAG
This genomic window contains:
- the CDX4 gene encoding homeobox protein CDX-4 gives rise to the protein MYRSCLLEKEADMYSSTLRSPAGGGTTGAGATGDGGSPLPASNFAAAPSYAHYMGYPHMPGMDPHGPPLGAWGSPYSPPREDWSVYPGPSSTMGTVPMNDMSSSPAAFSSLEYSNLGPAGGGNSGSSLPTPAGGSLFPIDAGIADESSSRSRHSPYAWMRKTVQVTGKTRTKEKYRVVYTDHQRLELEKEFHCNRYITIRRKSELAVNLGLSERQVKIWFQNRRAKERKMIKKKISQFENSGGSVQSDSGSISPGELPNIFFTTPSAVRGFQPIEIQ